In Micromonospora sp. LH3U1, one genomic interval encodes:
- a CDS encoding response regulator transcription factor, protein MTEREAMLSSPQLKILLAEDVHMIRGALVALLQLQPDFEVVVELARGDKILSAALTHRPQVAIIDMNLPGLDGLSAARQLHLQLPTCRTLILTGIEQPGMLERSIEAGVTGFILKGSSPTTLAAAVREVAAGRRVVDSQIALAALNERRFNPLSPREAQILTKTAHGHSAGEIASMLHLSIGTIRNNLTSITAKLGARTRVDAVRIARDAGWI, encoded by the coding sequence ATGACAGAACGGGAGGCCATGTTGTCGTCGCCGCAGTTGAAGATTTTGCTGGCCGAGGACGTCCACATGATTCGAGGGGCCTTGGTCGCCCTTCTTCAGTTACAGCCAGATTTCGAGGTCGTCGTCGAACTGGCGCGCGGCGACAAGATTTTGTCGGCGGCGCTCACTCACCGTCCACAGGTGGCCATCATCGACATGAATCTGCCCGGCCTGGACGGGTTGAGCGCCGCCCGTCAACTGCACCTTCAGTTGCCGACCTGCCGCACCCTCATTCTCACCGGGATCGAACAGCCCGGCATGCTGGAACGCAGCATCGAGGCGGGGGTAACCGGGTTCATCCTCAAGGGATCGTCGCCGACCACCCTGGCGGCGGCCGTCCGCGAGGTCGCGGCGGGACGCCGGGTGGTCGACTCGCAGATCGCTCTGGCGGCGCTCAACGAGCGCCGTTTCAACCCGCTGTCCCCGCGCGAGGCGCAGATCCTCACCAAGACCGCGCACGGTCACTCGGCCGGCGAGATCGCGTCGATGTTGCACCTGTCGATCGGCACGATCCGCAACAACCTCACGTCGATCACGGCGAAGCTTGGCGCCCGCACCCGGGTCGACGCGGTGCGCATAGCCCGCGACGCCGGCTGGATCTGA